Proteins found in one Bremerella volcania genomic segment:
- a CDS encoding aminotransferase class V-fold PLP-dependent enzyme translates to MATFDVESQLDVQRIRADFPILHQVDEEQHPLVYLDNGASSQRPNSVIQCLSNVYEKHYANVHRGAHRLSGESTDLFEEARRAVQQFIGAAFENEVIFTSGTTMGINLVARSWGDANVTAGDEILLTEMEHHSNLVPWQQLAQRTGAKIRAIPVTADGQLDLDSLSVLLTERTKIVALAAVSNVLGTINPVAEIAKEAHAVGAKVMVDAAQAVPHEAIDVGGWDADFVAFSGHKMLGPSGVGVLYGKHALLEEMPPFLGGGSMIDVVEIDRFTPAMLPAKFEAGTPPIADAIAMKPAIEYLEQVGLARILQHEQSLAAYAHELLADVPGLKILGPDVSKKAGIVSFVIDGLAASDVATFLDGRGIAVREGHHCTLPLHKKLGISASVRASFYLYNTREEVEKLADAVRTTVEFFG, encoded by the coding sequence ATGGCCACTTTTGACGTGGAATCGCAATTGGATGTCCAGCGCATCCGGGCCGATTTCCCAATTCTGCACCAGGTTGACGAAGAACAGCATCCCCTCGTCTATCTCGACAACGGGGCCAGCAGCCAGCGTCCCAACTCGGTGATCCAGTGCCTAAGTAATGTCTATGAAAAGCATTACGCGAATGTGCACCGTGGCGCGCATCGGCTCAGTGGCGAATCGACTGATTTGTTTGAAGAAGCTCGGCGAGCCGTGCAGCAGTTCATCGGTGCGGCGTTCGAGAACGAAGTGATCTTCACCAGCGGAACCACCATGGGCATCAACCTGGTGGCGCGTAGCTGGGGGGATGCCAACGTCACGGCAGGGGACGAAATTCTGCTGACCGAGATGGAGCATCACTCGAACCTCGTTCCGTGGCAGCAATTGGCTCAACGAACCGGGGCGAAGATTCGGGCGATTCCGGTCACCGCAGATGGCCAACTCGATCTCGATTCCCTTTCCGTACTGCTGACCGAGCGGACCAAAATCGTGGCACTGGCAGCCGTTTCAAACGTTTTAGGGACCATCAACCCCGTCGCTGAAATTGCCAAGGAAGCCCATGCCGTGGGAGCCAAGGTGATGGTCGACGCCGCCCAGGCCGTGCCGCATGAAGCGATCGATGTGGGTGGTTGGGATGCCGATTTCGTGGCATTCAGCGGCCATAAAATGTTGGGGCCATCAGGCGTGGGGGTTTTGTACGGCAAACACGCGTTGCTGGAAGAGATGCCGCCATTTTTGGGCGGGGGGAGCATGATCGACGTGGTCGAGATCGATCGCTTCACGCCTGCGATGCTTCCGGCAAAGTTTGAAGCCGGCACGCCGCCGATCGCCGATGCGATTGCCATGAAGCCGGCGATTGAGTACCTGGAGCAAGTCGGCCTGGCTCGAATCCTGCAACACGAGCAATCGTTGGCCGCGTACGCTCACGAACTATTGGCCGATGTGCCAGGCCTGAAGATCTTGGGGCCGGACGTGAGCAAGAAGGCAGGCATCGTGAGCTTTGTGATCGATGGCCTGGCCGCCAGTGACGTCGCGACCTTTCTCGATGGGCGCGGGATTGCCGTTCGCGAGGGGCATCACTGCACCTTGCCGCTGCATAAGAAGCTAGGAATCAGTGCAAGCGTGCGAGCCAGTTTCTATCTGTACAACACGCGCGAAGAGGTCGAAAAGCTGGCCGATGCCGTGCGGACGACAGTCGAATTTTTCGGCTAA
- a CDS encoding twin-arginine translocation signal domain-containing protein: MSQKDYTRRDFHKLSAAALSGMMAAGTIGCGSQPAPKTTGDAPAEGDGTSTVAKHACRGLNECKGQGAKGTNECAGAGTCATVEHHICGGHNDCKGQGGCGKTPGANECAGKGGCHVPMSGGMWKKARELFEERMKEKGVELNPAPEPAA; this comes from the coding sequence ATGTCTCAGAAAGATTACACCCGACGCGACTTCCATAAGCTTTCCGCGGCAGCCCTCAGCGGGATGATGGCGGCCGGGACGATCGGTTGCGGTTCGCAGCCTGCTCCCAAGACGACCGGCGATGCCCCTGCCGAAGGCGATGGGACATCCACCGTTGCCAAGCATGCTTGTCGCGGATTGAACGAATGCAAAGGCCAGGGTGCCAAGGGGACCAATGAATGTGCCGGAGCCGGTACGTGTGCTACGGTCGAGCATCACATCTGCGGTGGCCACAATGACTGCAAAGGACAAGGGGGCTGCGGTAAAACGCCAGGGGCAAACGAGTGTGCCGGCAAAGGTGGCTGTCACGTTCCCATGAGTGGCGGCATGTGGAAGAAGGCCCGTGAGTTGTTCGAAGAGCGGATGAAAGAAAAGGGTGTCGAGTTGAATCCTGCTCCAGAACCGGCCGCTTAG
- a CDS encoding YCF48-related protein — protein sequence MNGLIPNVGRFLTCTLLWICLAMLASPVAAEVPGTWYLDAQLNDVSFVDDRHGIAVGDHGAIWQTDDGGLEWRQVPSGTDAHLTSVYFTDPRHGWAVGGHQQPYSTQTRGVVLTTGDGGMSWKLMPEQSLPKLTGMRFEDTRHGWAVGHGSHLFPTGLFETSDGGRSWRSLPGTQNTRFQKFAVLPGGELLLAGVSGNLSLADRGGIRKPTILVDPLRDMQDIVVAGAKDATAVGEGGLILNSNNAGTSWEVVAPGPLQQTDRQVDFYAVERLGKHVWIAGDPGSFVLHSSDGGQSFTTQKLPTTTTIRAIFFRNETTGWAVGSLGTILHTNDGGQTWTVQRQGGQRLALLGIFHDASIIPYELVSHHAGSQGYLTGMEVINRPMPQTGTPRPPLADALLHSGANVGHTAWQFPAYNAKLKLTGDQMAKTWDAANDGQGLAAAESYLVQRIRQWKPTVVLTDYADPTGKDPLAYMVNQLVLRAVEKASEADSFPEQQSELGLDPWTVARVCSVVPEGQNGSITLNATQISPQLAMSLSEHAGVSRGIATGQLIDAPSTLELKVLRSSGLIEGRLSDIFTGLSVPAGKGARRPPQQMSLVDLAQLQRTAQKRRNMFEMINHAMKDEQRGALLLGQMLKLSEDLPPARSVEVLSHLAEKANESGNLSLAADMHHQIVSTYPSHVLAERSAAWLLAYYASIEIQFQNRSSAEFATPTAPKEGTGDEEPSDASEVATVSFDDPTNYKRPTKSPERAAKLIAELSQNMPQVLADPSLAFLLERLHAEQGHSRQGESYIRRLLNLGQENPWCRRAQWELVLGRGNSRVDAPVVAANYDESKPVLDGRLNDRVWQTGKPVDFQAGTLSPESGAPPAAMIVGFDDDYLYLAIRCMKSKNFRYEAPGQRPRERDADLQTSDRVRIYLDLDRDYATSYCLSVDYRGRTADSLSGNLAWNPNWYVAADQDSATWTIEAAIPFKELSGQGLAPGDTWGMAVQRVLVSEGTEAWPSSALYEMGPSEFGLLQFQ from the coding sequence ATGAACGGACTCATTCCAAACGTCGGTCGATTTCTAACTTGCACTCTTCTGTGGATCTGCCTGGCGATGCTAGCGTCGCCGGTGGCGGCCGAAGTGCCAGGGACCTGGTACCTCGATGCCCAGTTGAACGACGTGTCTTTTGTGGATGATCGCCATGGGATTGCCGTCGGCGATCATGGAGCCATCTGGCAAACCGACGATGGCGGACTCGAGTGGCGACAGGTTCCTTCCGGTACCGACGCCCACCTGACAAGCGTTTATTTCACCGACCCACGGCACGGCTGGGCGGTTGGCGGTCATCAACAACCTTACAGCACCCAGACTCGCGGAGTCGTCCTAACGACCGGCGATGGAGGGATGTCGTGGAAGTTGATGCCAGAGCAGTCACTGCCGAAGCTGACCGGCATGCGATTTGAAGATACCCGGCATGGCTGGGCCGTTGGTCATGGTTCGCACCTGTTCCCGACCGGGCTGTTTGAAACCAGCGACGGGGGACGCAGCTGGAGAAGCTTGCCAGGCACCCAGAACACACGCTTTCAAAAGTTCGCTGTCTTGCCTGGGGGCGAACTCTTGTTGGCTGGCGTAAGTGGAAATCTCTCGCTGGCCGATCGCGGCGGCATTCGCAAGCCAACGATCCTGGTCGATCCGCTCCGGGACATGCAGGACATCGTGGTTGCCGGAGCCAAAGATGCGACCGCCGTGGGGGAAGGAGGGCTGATCCTCAATTCCAACAACGCAGGCACATCATGGGAAGTCGTCGCGCCGGGACCGCTTCAGCAGACCGACCGCCAAGTTGACTTTTACGCGGTCGAGCGTCTGGGCAAGCATGTCTGGATTGCCGGCGACCCAGGCAGTTTCGTGCTGCATTCCAGCGACGGCGGACAATCGTTCACCACGCAAAAGCTTCCCACCACGACGACGATTCGAGCGATCTTCTTTCGCAATGAAACGACCGGCTGGGCCGTCGGCTCGCTGGGAACCATCCTGCATACCAATGATGGTGGTCAAACTTGGACGGTACAGCGGCAAGGAGGCCAGCGTCTCGCCTTGCTGGGCATCTTCCACGATGCATCGATCATCCCATATGAACTGGTAAGTCATCACGCCGGCTCGCAGGGATACCTGACCGGTATGGAAGTGATCAATCGTCCGATGCCGCAAACGGGCACGCCTCGCCCGCCGCTTGCCGATGCCCTGCTGCATAGTGGCGCGAACGTCGGTCACACGGCCTGGCAGTTCCCGGCCTACAATGCCAAGCTTAAGCTGACCGGCGATCAAATGGCCAAGACCTGGGATGCCGCCAACGACGGTCAGGGGCTCGCTGCCGCGGAAAGCTACCTGGTCCAGCGCATTCGGCAATGGAAACCAACCGTGGTCCTGACCGACTACGCCGATCCAACCGGCAAAGATCCCCTGGCCTACATGGTCAATCAACTGGTGCTTCGTGCGGTGGAGAAGGCCAGCGAAGCAGACAGTTTTCCCGAACAACAGTCCGAACTGGGATTAGACCCGTGGACCGTAGCCCGGGTTTGCAGCGTGGTACCGGAAGGTCAGAACGGTTCGATCACGCTGAATGCGACTCAGATCTCTCCGCAACTTGCCATGTCGTTGTCCGAGCACGCGGGCGTGTCACGGGGGATCGCCACAGGCCAACTGATTGATGCACCCTCCACGCTGGAGTTGAAAGTCTTGCGCTCGTCCGGACTGATCGAAGGTCGCTTGAGCGATATCTTCACCGGCCTCTCCGTCCCGGCGGGCAAAGGCGCACGACGACCGCCTCAGCAAATGTCGCTCGTTGATCTGGCGCAGCTTCAGCGAACTGCTCAGAAGCGGCGGAACATGTTCGAGATGATCAATCATGCCATGAAAGACGAACAGCGTGGCGCGTTACTATTGGGCCAAATGCTCAAGCTGTCGGAAGACTTGCCGCCAGCGCGTAGCGTCGAAGTCCTTTCGCACCTGGCGGAAAAGGCTAACGAGAGTGGTAATCTTTCGTTAGCGGCTGACATGCATCACCAGATTGTCAGCACCTATCCCTCACATGTCCTGGCCGAGCGTTCCGCCGCGTGGCTTCTGGCGTACTACGCAAGCATCGAAATCCAGTTTCAAAATCGTAGTTCGGCAGAGTTTGCCACGCCAACGGCACCCAAAGAAGGTACAGGGGACGAGGAACCGTCCGATGCCAGCGAAGTTGCGACGGTTTCTTTCGATGATCCCACGAATTATAAGCGTCCGACCAAGTCGCCTGAGCGGGCCGCGAAGTTGATCGCGGAACTGAGCCAAAATATGCCACAAGTTTTGGCCGATCCTTCCTTGGCGTTTCTGCTGGAACGTCTTCATGCCGAGCAGGGGCACTCGCGCCAGGGCGAGTCGTACATTCGACGGCTGTTGAACCTAGGGCAGGAGAATCCATGGTGTCGACGTGCCCAGTGGGAACTGGTTCTCGGGCGTGGTAACAGCCGCGTCGATGCCCCGGTGGTGGCGGCCAACTACGACGAGTCGAAGCCTGTGCTTGATGGCCGGTTGAATGATCGGGTCTGGCAAACCGGCAAGCCGGTTGACTTTCAGGCCGGTACCCTTTCGCCCGAATCGGGGGCACCGCCGGCCGCGATGATCGTGGGCTTTGACGACGATTATCTTTACTTGGCGATTCGGTGCATGAAGTCGAAGAACTTCCGTTACGAAGCCCCAGGGCAGCGCCCACGCGAGCGCGACGCCGATCTTCAGACAAGTGATCGAGTTCGCATCTACCTCGATCTCGACCGCGACTACGCTACCTCGTACTGCTTGTCGGTCGACTATCGCGGACGAACCGCTGATTCCCTCTCGGGCAACCTAGCGTGGAACCCCAACTGGTACGTTGCCGCCGATCAGGATTCTGCGACTTGGACCATTGAAGCGGCCATTCCATTTAAAGAGTTGTCGGGCCAAGGGCTCGCGCCTGGCGATACCTGGGGGATGGCCGTCCAGCGGGTGCTGGTCAGCGAAGGAACTGAGGCATGGCCTTCAAGTGCCCTGTATGAAATGGGGCCGAGCGAGTTCGGTCTCTTGCAATTTCAATAA
- a CDS encoding ribonuclease H family protein, which translates to MAYLIGIDEAGYGPNLGPLVIGGTVWQLDDRHEDLDGVELYDLLKDAIARKPSRKHLAIADSKVVYGKRDDLSLLEEAVLATGDHLSHVHPIWQGCCEPDLGDELPQDLAPWYTGWEHSCPLHAAGETVSERKTQFDGACQSSGVSLAQVRSLFLTEKAYNERLARIGNKSTVLSHASLGLVRRLLEELDATSPQAVRIVCDKHGGRDYYAGLLQHFFPDTWWQIQEESRGVSRYVGEVGSLEVSIEFRSKGEGFLPTALASIYAKFHREVAMRAINAYWARHVPGIAETAGYPLDAARFAQETEASRKELKIPWDTFWRLK; encoded by the coding sequence GTGGCATATCTGATTGGAATCGATGAAGCCGGATACGGCCCGAACCTAGGACCACTGGTCATCGGTGGAACCGTGTGGCAACTCGACGATCGCCACGAAGACCTGGATGGCGTCGAGTTGTACGACCTGCTGAAGGACGCCATCGCACGCAAGCCATCGCGCAAACACCTGGCGATCGCTGATTCCAAAGTAGTGTACGGCAAGCGAGACGATCTTTCGCTGCTGGAAGAAGCGGTGCTGGCAACCGGTGATCATTTATCTCACGTTCATCCCATCTGGCAAGGCTGCTGCGAGCCAGACCTGGGGGATGAATTGCCACAAGATCTCGCCCCATGGTACACAGGCTGGGAGCACTCGTGCCCGCTGCACGCTGCTGGGGAAACGGTGTCCGAGCGAAAGACTCAGTTTGATGGTGCTTGCCAGTCGTCGGGCGTTTCGCTGGCCCAGGTAAGAAGTCTCTTTCTTACCGAGAAAGCTTACAACGAGCGACTCGCCAGAATCGGCAACAAAAGCACTGTCCTTTCGCACGCATCGCTTGGGCTGGTGCGGCGATTGCTCGAAGAACTCGACGCCACATCCCCCCAGGCCGTTCGCATCGTGTGTGACAAGCACGGCGGGCGAGATTACTACGCCGGTCTGTTACAGCACTTCTTTCCTGACACATGGTGGCAGATCCAAGAGGAGTCGCGCGGCGTCAGCCGTTATGTTGGCGAGGTTGGCTCTTTGGAGGTATCGATCGAGTTCCGCTCGAAGGGGGAAGGCTTCCTCCCCACCGCGTTGGCATCGATCTACGCCAAGTTTCACCGCGAGGTGGCGATGCGGGCCATCAACGCCTATTGGGCCAGGCACGTGCCAGGGATTGCCGAAACGGCCGGGTATCCCCTTGATGCGGCTCGCTTTGCCCAAGAGACCGAGGCATCTCGCAAAGAGCTGAAGATTCCATGGGATACATTCTGGCGACTTAAGTAA
- a CDS encoding FxsA family protein has translation MSPANQSFFRAHAAAPGHVSGSAKATSFLSFQDWRRIIACYHFRRRIPLSTRIRTIQVFALLLALFVTVPLVELTLLLWLAQYEGWLVTLGIVIFTGILGTLLARSQGFSTWQKIQSQLATGQMPGSAMADAAMIFAAGALLMTPGLLTDALGFAFLIPPCREWMKKRFLRWAKSKFHIHATTTVDGETHTYTSSPGSSEIVNSYVVPDQKEQKALED, from the coding sequence GTGTCTCCTGCGAATCAGTCTTTCTTCCGGGCACACGCGGCAGCACCTGGACACGTTAGTGGAAGCGCTAAAGCAACTTCGTTTCTAAGCTTCCAAGATTGGCGACGAATAATAGCGTGTTATCATTTCCGTAGGCGTATTCCCCTTTCAACACGGATTAGAACCATTCAAGTTTTTGCCTTACTGCTCGCTCTATTCGTCACCGTTCCGCTGGTGGAGCTGACCCTGCTCTTGTGGCTGGCCCAATATGAAGGTTGGTTGGTCACGCTGGGGATCGTGATCTTTACCGGTATCCTCGGAACGCTTCTGGCACGCAGCCAAGGGTTTTCGACCTGGCAGAAGATTCAATCGCAGCTAGCGACGGGACAGATGCCCGGCAGCGCGATGGCGGATGCGGCGATGATTTTCGCCGCTGGGGCCTTGTTGATGACCCCAGGCCTGCTGACCGACGCGTTGGGCTTCGCCTTTTTGATTCCACCCTGTCGCGAGTGGATGAAGAAACGCTTCCTCAGATGGGCCAAGTCGAAGTTCCACATCCATGCCACGACCACGGTGGACGGCGAAACGCATACGTACACCAGTTCGCCTGGCAGTTCGGAAATCGTCAATTCCTACGTCGTTCCCGACCAGAAGGAACAAAAGGCACTGGAAGATTAA
- the bufB gene encoding MNIO family bufferin maturase yields MPQPRLGHENLGLGVGLRAPHFSYILEHWPRVDWFEIISENYIDSQGRPRYVLDQVAERYPVVMHGVSLSIGSTDPLDFEYLAKLKSLAQAIGARWISDHVCWTGVSGQNTHDLLPIPYNDETLQHVAGRVRQVQDYLERPLILEDPSSYVTFASSTMSEWEFLTALTEETGCGLLLDVNNVYVSAVNHDFDPVEYIENLPWESIVQFHLAGHTNMGDYCIDTHDGHVIDPVWKLYRLAHERTGGVSTLLEWDANIPDFPTLHAEVLKAKRFIEGETIVADEPADQGHTPVPHPAHRIEHEVS; encoded by the coding sequence ATGCCACAGCCACGGCTTGGCCACGAAAACCTGGGACTGGGGGTCGGACTTCGCGCCCCCCACTTCTCTTATATCCTCGAGCACTGGCCCAGGGTCGACTGGTTCGAGATCATCTCCGAGAACTACATCGACTCGCAAGGACGTCCGCGGTATGTCCTCGACCAGGTCGCCGAGCGTTACCCGGTCGTTATGCACGGTGTTTCGCTTTCGATTGGCAGCACCGATCCGCTCGACTTCGAGTACCTCGCCAAGCTGAAGTCTCTTGCTCAGGCGATTGGTGCCCGTTGGATCTCCGATCATGTCTGCTGGACCGGCGTTTCCGGTCAGAACACGCACGACCTGCTGCCGATTCCTTACAACGACGAAACGCTTCAGCATGTTGCTGGGCGGGTTCGCCAGGTGCAAGACTATCTGGAGCGTCCGCTGATTCTGGAAGATCCCAGCAGCTACGTCACCTTCGCGTCGTCGACGATGAGTGAATGGGAATTTCTGACCGCTTTGACCGAGGAGACCGGATGCGGGCTACTGCTGGATGTGAACAACGTTTACGTGTCTGCCGTGAATCATGACTTTGACCCAGTCGAGTACATTGAGAATCTTCCGTGGGAAAGCATTGTTCAGTTTCACCTGGCAGGGCACACCAACATGGGAGACTACTGCATCGACACGCACGACGGACACGTGATCGACCCGGTTTGGAAGCTGTATCGGTTGGCTCACGAACGAACTGGGGGTGTTTCGACGCTGCTAGAATGGGACGCCAACATCCCCGACTTCCCCACGCTGCATGCCGAGGTGCTCAAGGCGAAGCGTTTTATCGAGGGGGAAACGATTGTGGCCGATGAACCTGCGGACCAGGGGCACACGCCCGTGCCGCATCCTGCACATCGTATCGAGCATGAAGTGAGCTAA
- a CDS encoding FHIPEP family type III secretion protein codes for MDYASILARYIGREVYVSTFGHVRLRGELAAVYEDCVRLINASTSQESEDAPWSNSVTDFGDDGPHADGSEALVHFHHIVAIRCADDELLDVPVLPEFHAEPPVPVVDNEVASPPESTQEPWEAFLEVDRLTLELGQKLVKLVHPESTDIMQRTSAIRCHLADSLGIVIPRLRLRDSLDLSDQEYRILIDQCEVARGRLGPGQYLALDMGTSSGTLQGVRGIDPTFGGPGIWITSDQQQEAEQLGYLVIDPSMLVITHLQETLRRHAHEILTLGDVREMLERLRERSPGEFDEIRSSPMTVSMLHAVLRRLLEEGESIKNFSRIVEILALHGHRNQDIETLVAMVRVRLGRQLVQRYIDSDGKVHAIGLDRDLEAPLLQMSDEDAGRNVRGWMERLVDVLREAFQRLDEQQRPVAVIVSSDLRNRLWQILSPHFPQIAVLSLAEVPRGTEIYWQMIVSPEEVGALETPMKRSPHPAIAKDTTYRPAKSKISDHIAEELPPRRPR; via the coding sequence ATGGATTATGCGTCGATTCTGGCTCGTTACATCGGCAGGGAAGTTTATGTATCGACATTTGGCCACGTTCGCTTACGTGGAGAATTGGCCGCAGTTTACGAAGACTGCGTCCGTCTAATTAATGCCTCGACTTCGCAAGAGTCCGAGGATGCCCCTTGGTCTAATTCGGTGACGGATTTCGGTGACGATGGACCCCATGCGGATGGCTCGGAGGCCTTGGTCCATTTTCATCACATTGTCGCGATACGCTGCGCGGATGACGAACTGTTAGACGTTCCGGTGCTGCCGGAGTTTCATGCGGAGCCGCCAGTACCGGTCGTCGATAATGAAGTCGCCTCGCCCCCAGAGTCCACTCAGGAACCTTGGGAAGCGTTTCTCGAAGTTGACCGTTTGACCCTGGAATTAGGGCAGAAACTAGTCAAACTCGTGCATCCCGAGTCGACCGATATCATGCAGCGGACCTCAGCGATTCGCTGTCATCTGGCCGATTCGTTGGGGATCGTCATACCTCGGTTGCGTTTGCGGGATTCGCTCGATTTGAGCGATCAGGAATATCGGATCCTCATCGATCAGTGCGAGGTCGCTCGTGGTCGGTTGGGGCCTGGGCAGTACCTGGCCCTCGACATGGGTACCTCCAGCGGAACGCTCCAAGGCGTACGCGGGATCGATCCAACCTTCGGCGGCCCTGGCATTTGGATTACCTCCGATCAGCAGCAGGAAGCCGAACAGCTAGGTTACCTGGTTATCGATCCCTCGATGCTGGTGATCACGCATCTGCAGGAGACGCTGCGGCGACACGCCCACGAGATTTTGACGCTCGGTGACGTGCGTGAAATGCTCGAACGGCTGCGGGAACGTTCGCCAGGCGAATTCGACGAAATTCGCTCGAGTCCGATGACAGTGTCCATGTTGCATGCCGTTTTGCGGCGATTATTGGAAGAAGGAGAGTCCATCAAGAACTTCTCCCGCATCGTCGAGATTCTCGCTCTGCACGGCCACCGCAACCAAGACATCGAAACGCTGGTCGCCATGGTTCGCGTCCGCCTGGGCCGACAGTTGGTCCAGCGTTACATCGATTCCGACGGGAAAGTCCATGCGATCGGTCTCGATCGCGACTTGGAAGCCCCTCTGCTGCAAATGAGTGACGAAGATGCCGGACGGAATGTGCGCGGCTGGATGGAACGTCTGGTCGATGTCCTGCGAGAAGCCTTTCAGCGACTCGACGAACAGCAGCGACCTGTGGCAGTCATCGTTTCGTCCGATCTGCGAAATCGCTTGTGGCAAATCCTATCGCCTCATTTCCCGCAGATCGCAGTCCTTAGCCTGGCTGAGGTTCCGCGGGGAACGGAAATCTACTGGCAGATGATCGTCTCGCCGGAAGAAGTCGGTGCATTGGAAACTCCAATGAAGCGCAGTCCGCACCCAGCGATCGCGAAAGACACCACGTATCGTCCGGCCAAGAGCAAGATTTCCGATCACATCGCGGAAGAATTGCCCCCACGTCGGCCACGTTAG
- the bioF gene encoding 8-amino-7-oxononanoate synthase: protein MFDPLAWIPEQLDLLHAMERRRAIHVRSTQQGATVSWRENHLINFGSNDYLDLAADPRLRDAAQAAIAREGWGSGASPLITGRGSEQAQLEAELARFEGTEAGLTFSSGFAANAGTIDALTDRGDVILSDEKNHASIIDGTRLSKATVRVYPHRDVDYLENLLKQCGTFRRRLIVTDTLFSMDGTIAPLDELVDLADKYEAMLMVDEAHATGVFGEHGHGLCEHFGVEDRVPVRVGTFSKAFGGHGGFVVGSQALIDYLVNRSRPYVFSTAAPAANAAAMLAALQIVQHEPERRQKLMASAEFLRDALRQQGWSLGDSHSQIIPVIVETEALAMELSTKLFERGMLVPGIRPPSVPDGECLLRISLSSGHTRQHLDTLVEALKQLRF, encoded by the coding sequence ATGTTTGATCCCCTGGCTTGGATACCCGAACAACTTGATCTGCTCCACGCGATGGAGCGCCGCCGGGCTATCCACGTCCGTTCCACCCAACAGGGAGCGACCGTCTCGTGGAGAGAGAACCACCTTATTAACTTCGGCAGCAATGACTATCTCGACCTTGCCGCCGATCCTCGCCTGCGGGACGCCGCCCAGGCAGCCATCGCCAGGGAAGGGTGGGGAAGTGGCGCCAGTCCGCTGATCACCGGCCGCGGAAGCGAACAGGCCCAGCTCGAAGCCGAACTAGCCCGATTCGAGGGAACCGAGGCCGGACTCACGTTTTCGAGCGGCTTTGCAGCCAACGCCGGTACGATCGACGCGCTGACCGATCGGGGCGACGTCATCCTCAGCGACGAAAAGAACCACGCCAGCATTATCGACGGCACGCGGCTTTCCAAAGCGACCGTTCGCGTCTATCCCCATCGCGATGTCGACTACCTGGAAAACCTGCTAAAGCAGTGCGGCACGTTTCGCCGTCGATTGATCGTGACCGATACGCTCTTCAGCATGGACGGCACGATTGCCCCGCTGGATGAACTGGTCGACCTGGCCGACAAGTATGAAGCGATGCTGATGGTCGACGAAGCGCACGCGACTGGCGTCTTCGGCGAACACGGGCACGGGCTGTGCGAGCATTTCGGTGTCGAAGATCGCGTGCCGGTGCGCGTCGGGACGTTCAGCAAGGCGTTTGGTGGACACGGCGGTTTTGTCGTGGGCAGCCAGGCGCTGATCGATTACCTGGTGAATCGCTCGCGGCCCTATGTGTTTTCGACGGCGGCTCCGGCGGCCAATGCAGCGGCCATGCTGGCTGCGCTGCAGATCGTGCAGCACGAGCCGGAGCGTCGTCAGAAGTTGATGGCCAGCGCCGAGTTTCTGCGAGATGCACTACGCCAGCAAGGGTGGAGTCTGGGCGATAGTCACAGCCAGATCATTCCGGTAATCGTCGAGACGGAAGCCTTGGCGATGGAGCTTTCCACCAAGCTATTCGAGCGGGGTATGTTGGTACCTGGGATTCGCCCCCCTTCGGTGCCTGACGGAGAGTGTCTCCTGCGAATCAGTCTTTCTTCCGGGCACACGCGGCAGCACCTGGACACGTTAGTGGAAGCGCTAAAGCAACTTCGTTTCTAA